In Lysinibacillus sp. 2017, the DNA window AACAGGACCAACCGGAGCGACAGGTGAAACAGGAGCAACAGGTGAAACGGGTCCGACCGGAGCAACAGGAGCAACCGGTACAATTTCTGGATTTGGATATTTCTTCACAACAGGAACTACATCTGTTGGGGCAGCTACACCGGTTCTATTAAGAGCTAACGGACCAATTTTGGGAGGTATTACATTTACCGCACCATCGCAGGATGTAGTTATAACAGAAAGTGGAACGTACTTGATTGTATACACCGCTTTATCTACTGGCTTGGATAATGCAGTATTTGGTATTCAGGTAAATTCAATTACGCAACCTTCAACTGTATATGGTCAATTCACTTCATCAGGTCTTGATACACAAAGTTTAACGGGGAATGCTATACTTTCTATTACTGCACCAGCTACTATCAACTTAGTTAATGCAGGTACTTCACCAACAACGCTTAGAGAAACCTTAGATGGTCAAGAGGTAATAAATGCCTCATTAACTATTATTCGATTAGCATAGAAAATTATAAATAAAGGTGCTGGGATGAAACCCAACTCTATAAATTTAAAGTGTTGCAAATCAAATGCTAGTAGATTTGCAACACTTTTTTTATTTTACCCTTAGGCTGTTTTTGGTACAGTTAGAGATGGTAGGAGTTATTCTAATAAACGTCAGGGTTGAATTTTTTCACGGGTATTTTTCAGCTCAAAAACGCAAATAAAAAACTGAATTTGTTTTTAACAAACTCAGTTTTGAAAGTTCATATATTTAAATGAAATAATGCGCATATAAATTATGGTGAGACTCAATCCAATCTTTCATCTCGATAATCATCTGTTCATAAGACGGGACTTTAAATTTAAAATCCTGCCGTTGATTGATAAGGGTTTTATCTAATTTCACTTTTGAATCAGGTAAAATGATTATTTTTTCATCCTTAAAATGTTGATTGAATAACGTTAAAAGGTCAAATTTATTTATGCTAGCATTATTTACTAAATTGTATAATCCGCATAACCCTTCGCTTCCTGCTCTTTCCATCGCTTTAGCTAACGTTAACGTTGTAACTCCAGTCCAAATAGCCTCTTTATAACCATGTATCGTGCCATTTTGTTTCATAAACCAATTAAATAAGCCAATTCCGTCTTCTTTCATATCAGGACCGATAATGGAATTTCTAAATGTTAAATGTCTTTCATTTTCGATTTCCCCTAATGCCTTCGTGCGATCATAAAAGGTTTCTCCATCACGAAGACTATGCTCATAATAGGGGGCCTTTTTTCCTGAAAATACACAATCTGTACTCATGTGGAATAACTTTTTATGTTCATCGGCTTTAAGTATTTCAACAATGGCATGTGGTAAATAACTGTTAAAAAAGACCGCATTGGAGGGTGCTTTATCACAAGCATCGTTCAATACGCCGATACAATTAATCACAATATCGTAGTCCAAATCGAGAAGAAGGGACTTTAAAAATGCTCCATCTGTTAAATCACCATTCACATTATCTCCATACGAAAAAGGACTTCTAGAGTACGTAATGACTTCATGCCCATTCTCCAACAAATAAAGAGCAATTGTATGACCAGCCATTCCAGTTGCGCCTAATACTAAATATTTCAAACTAATGACCACCCTTCCAAGAATTTAATTCCTCTTGTATTAAAGGGAGCGTTAGTAATTTCTGTTTTATTTCATCGATTGTAAGGATTTTTGTGTTGTTGGAGTTATATTCATCACTTAATGTAATTTTAGGGGAGCCTTGATTGAGATATTTTGCGTAATTTAAATCACGGTTGTCAGCGGGGATTCGATAAAAGTTGCCAATATCAATCGCCTTCGCTGCTTCTTCTTTCGTTAATAGTACTTCATATATTTTTTCACCATGACGAGTGCCTATTGTATGAATCTCATTATTTGCTTCAAATAACTCAATTAATGCTTGAGCGAGGTCTTTAATATAAGAAGAGGGAGCTTTTTGTACCATAATGTCACCATTTGATGCATGATGGAATGCATAGATGACTAAGTCTACCGCTTCTTCTAGACTCATCATAAAGCGTGTCATTTTGTCATCAGTAATTGTCAGTGGTTTTCCACTCTTAATTTGATCGATAAATAACGGAATGACCGAACCTCTTGATGCCATTACATTTCCATAACGAGTACCACAGATTAACGTTTCATCAGGAGCCATTCGTGATTTTGCAATAAACGTTTTTTCCATCATTGCTTTAGAAATCCCCATGGCATTTACAGGATAAGCGGCTTTGTCGGTAGAAAGACAAATGACTTTTTTAACACCTGCTTGAATAGCGGAAGTTAACATATTATCTGTGCCAAGAATATTTGTTTTGACAGCCTCTAAAGGAAAAAACTCGCAAGAAGGTACTTGCTTCAAGGCTGCAGCATGAAATACATAATCCACATTATACATAGCATGATTAATACTATGAATGTCCCTGACATCCCCGATAAAGAACTTTAATTTATCATTTTGATATAAAGTCCGCATGTCATCTTGTTTCTTTTCATCTCGAGAAAAAATTCGAATTTCTTTAATATCCGTATTTAAAAATTGTTTCAATACTGCATTTCCAAATGAACCAGTGCCGCCAGTTATCAATAATATTTTGTCTTTAAACAAGGTGTATTCTCTCCAAACTTCACTGTAATATTAAATATTAGTCGTACTTCATTATGGATTCACGATTTTAATCCTCTTTGATATAAATAAAACTCCGAATTTTCCCTTGGGTAGTTGTACCAATAGGCGAAGATTCCTGTATATTTGCTCGTTGGATGTTGATCAATTAATGTTTTATTGAAATCGTAATCTCCAGCCATATCTTTTCGATTTGTAAATCTCGCATCCCCTATAAAATTTCTACGTATAATTTTAAATTGCCCACACCAACTGTACCCATCTGTTTCACTCTTCACAAAACGTTGCCCAATTTTAGTCAACATATTGTAATAGTAAATGTCGTATGTACCATCTACTTGAGCTAAAACATCTCGTATGGTAGGTAAATAAATATCATCACTGTCAATAATTGCAATATAATCTCCGCTTGCTTCCTCAATGCATCGATTATAGGAATGACTTGCGCCTTTATTTGCGCCGTTCTTCAATATTTTGAGTTGAGGACAAGTTTGCTGATACTTCTCTAAAATTTCAACGGTCCGATCGATAGAACCATCATCGCATACAATAATTTCATAGGCATATTCTTTTGGAATACTATCTAGCATTCGCTTAATCCACGCCTCGCTATTGAACGCAGGGGATAAAAAGCTGAATTTCAAATAAACACCCCATTCCGTCGAATTAAACTTTTTATAGTTTTATAGATGATTCTCTAATTATTATATGGGTAGGGGGATTTTGAGTTTGGGTGCTACTACCCAAATATTTGAATCCTTGTGAAGAGAAGTTGTTCTAAGGGAAATTAGAAAAGATTATTAAATGAAATGTTATTCTTGTAACATTTCGTTCATTTCAAAATATGATAGAGGAGCTAAATTCTAATAAATTTTTATACAATAAGGAAGGTAGTGAGAAATTGAAGGAAACGTGGCATGAGGATTTAATCGATTTTCTTGGAGGCCTTATTCGCCCAAAGTTATATGTAGAACTTGGGTTATTTCACTGTGATTTATTTAATAGAATGATTCCCCATGCGGAAAAATTAATTGGGGTTGACATGAATCCTGTAGCAGGAAATTTTATGCAACAGTCGGAAAAAGTCCGTTTTTTTAACGGTACTACACAACAATTTGTGCAAGAATTACAAGAAAATCCATTGCAAATTGATCTTTTGTTTATCGACGCGGACCATGCAAAAGAAGCGGTATTACAGGACTTTTATGATTATTTTCCTTTCGTCGCACCACATGGTTTAATTTTGTTCCATGATACACACCCAAGGGATAATTGGATGATGCAAAGGGCTCTTTGCGATACGGCCTTTCAAGCAATTGAAGAATTGTCAAAAGACACAACGGAGTATGAATTAATGACAATACCGGTTAACCCTGGTTTAACTCTTTGCAGAAAACGTAAAAAGCAATTATCTTGGCACGAGTAACAAGCTACTGCAGAAACAATATGGATTAAGTGAAGCGAATTGTTCGGAGATGGGGAAGAAACGACTAAAAACATATAGTTAGCAATAGGCTTCCAAGATATTGTTAATATAATGAAAGAGAAAAAAGCTCAAATTTTACAGTGTAATGTAAAATTTGAGCTTTTTTATTTGAAAGATTAGATTTTCCAGTATATCAATGTAAACTTTTAAAGTATAAATCTGACTCTGAACCTTCTCGAGGGTAGTTATACCAATAAGCAAAAATCCCTGTATGTTTGCGGGTTGGATTTTTCGCTAATAAAGAATTATAAAAATCTAAATCTGCACCAGTAGGCTTTTTTGTATATTTTGCATCCCCAATTATGCTACTTCGAAAGATTTTAAAGTTTCCTGGCCAATCAACTGGGCCGTGAATATAATAGCTACCCTCTTTCGTTAACATATTGTAATAATAAATATCGTATGTACCATCGATTTGGTGTAATACGTCATTAATCGTTGGTAAATAGATATCATCACTATCGATAATGGCTACATAATCTCCTGTAACTGCAGCTAAGCAGTCATTGTAAGATTCACTTGCCCCTTTATTTTTTTCATGCTTTAAAAATTTAAGTTGAGGACATGTTTTTTGGTAGTTTTCCAAAATTTCTAATGTTCGATCGGTTGAGCCATCATCACAAACGATAATTTCGTAAGCATATTCTTTTGGAATACTATCGAGCATCATCTCAATAGAATCTTCAGCATTATAAACTGGCGTTACAAAACTAAACTTCATAGTAAACCTCTTTTCAAATATACTATTTTAATTGCTTAATCACCATTTATTTTAACCCTCTTAGATGTAAATCAGATTCTGAATTTTCTCTCGGGAAGTTGTACCAATAAGCGAAAATCCCAGTATATTTACAGGTAGGACCTTGATTAAGTAACGCCATATTAAAATCAGTATCCCCGGCATATTCTTTTCTTGTTACAAATCGCGCATTCCCTATAAAGGAGCGCCGAATAATTTTAAATTGACCTGGCCATATATAGCCATCGGTAGGCCGTTTAATAAATGCCTGCCCATCTTTTGTTAACATATTGTAATAGTAAATATCATACGTTCCATCGACTTGTTTTAATACATCAACAATCGTTGGTAAATACATGTCGTCGCTATCTATAATGGCTACGTAATCTCCAGTTGCCTCTTCGATTAAACGATTATAACTTTCACTAGCGCCAAGATTTTTTTTATTGATTAAGATTTTAAGTTGAGGGCATTTTTTTTGATAGTCTAATAAAATATTCAGCGTATTATCTGTTGAAGCATCATCACAAATAATAATTTCATATGCATATTTTTTCGGGATACTGTCTAACAGTCGCGAAATCCACTTTTCAGAATTATATGCAGGTGTTAAAAAACTAAATTTTATGGGAATCACTCCTTTGTACCTTTTAGTTGAAGATGCCTATAACTCACTTCTCCAATACTATATGCACTAATAATTAAAGGATTAAGGACTCCCCCCTAGAAGGAGATTATTGTTCAAACATCTAAGTTACTTAACTCATTACACATAGTTGGTCCAAAAAGGATTAGCGCATTTTTTGTTGAATTAATATTATTGCAATGTGTACAATCGGGTATCTTTTATTACTTGCTTATAGTATTGCCGAAAGCTAATTAAAACAAGATGGGGAGCATTCTAACGGGGTTCGGTTTATGTGGGGAAAAACCATAAAATCAATGTACAAACTCTAATATGCAAAACCAATATCGTGATAAATTTCTTTACCGATCTTAATTTGATACTTCTATCCTAAAATGCATACTAGAATTTCCAAATGTACTTGGAACATTCCTTTATCTATTTCGTCAGAATTTTCATTCAATAAGATTGTTATGCCACTAATTTTGACTAAGCTATCAATTGAAGAAGAATGTTAGGGGAGGATGTAGATGGAGTTAATAACAAGTAAAGTAATTGTAATCGCATTGTTCTTGTTAATTATTACTGCGATTGAGACTTTAGCTTATTCTACGCGGATTTCTGGTATAAGGGTAAGATTAATCGCAACGGCTATTTCGTTGTTTAGTACGTTAGTGATTGTTTCAAGATTTTCTACTATGATTCAACAACCTTTAACAGCAAAACTAATAGCAGAAGCACCAGATCTAAACAAGTTAGGTTTTATAGAAGACCAGTATCGGATTTTAATAGGGATTACATCTGTTGGCGTATTACTTGGTATTCTTTTATTTCCAACCTTTATCAACATTTTTTCAAGAGCTATTATTCAATTATCCAATGAAAAAGGTTCGGTAATCACCATGCTGTTCAAGCAATTAAACCTTAAAGGTATGAAAAAAATTGTTATGTGTTTTCGCTTCCCTAAATTAACGCACTTACAGGGTATTACATTTAAGACCATACCGAAACGGTTATTTGTGATAAATGTTATTGTCTCTGCTGTTTTTACAATTGGCGTTTTATCTTCTTTATATGCATCGATGTTAGTCCCAGAGGATTATGTACAGACCGCTTTAATGTCTTCAGGGATTATTAATGGAGTAGCAACGATTTTACTGACATTATTTATAGATCCAAAGGCTTCTGTTTTAGCAGATAGAGTATTAAAAAAGGAAAGCGATTATGTCTTTTTGAAAAGTTATTCACTAACGATGATTAGCTCGAAATTTTTTGGTACCATTTTTGCTCAATTATTATTTATACCAGCAGCCTATTATGTTGCGTGGTTTGCCGAGTGGATTTAAGTATAGAACAAATTGAGAATGCTGCAAATCCGTCAATGCTTATGAAGATTGGGCATTCAAAATAGCCACAGCAGAAGCTAAATCTTTTATTTTTCATTGCGTAAAATAAGTTACTTAACAATAAGGGAATGTGAGAGAAAATCTACACGTTATGGTTCTCGAAATATATGAAAAGCTTTGTTTTATGAATAGGTGTACTTATCTTCAACCCATCAACATATAGTACATTCAGTGTGTTTTTATATATTTTTTTGTTATTTCCATATAAAGAACAGTAATGGTGATATTATAAAAATACAGAATTTTCATTAATTTTAAACTTGAGGGGGATTTTTTTAGTATGGTATCGTTTTCTAAACCTGATGTGGAACAGTTTCTACGAACATTTGCGATAGGTGATTTTGCGGTGAGTCCAGATGAAAAACAACTTGTTTTCAGTACAAATTTAAGTGGTAAGTATAATTTATGGGCGATGAATTTGCCGAATACGTTCCCGATGCAGCTGACATTTATTGACCAAAGCTGCCAAGGTCTTCTTTATGATAAACAAGGACAGTTCATCATTGCCGGTTTTGACCAAAATGGAGATGAAAATTCTCAATTTTATGGACTTCCGCTACAAGGGGGGACACTGAAACCAATTATTTATGAAGAAGGAACGCGTAATGCTGGACCCATTTTATCTGAAGATGGGAAAAAGCTATATTACACATCTTCTAAAGGAAACCCAACTTATTTAAATGCTTATGGCTATGACCTTGAGACAGGCGAGGAAGAAATCGTCCTTGAGGGTAAAGATACGACAACTTTTTTAGTAGATTTTAGCCCAAATGAAGAGACATTCCTCTATGTAAAAGCCTTTGCCAATACGTATTCACTGATGTATGCCAAACGAGGAGAGGAGCATATTCTCCTGACACCACTTACAGAGCAGGAACATACGGTCAGTGACGCCTGTTTCGTATCCGACGAACTCATCTATTTTTTAACGAATTATGATGCAGACTTTACGTATTTGGCTACGTATAATTTAGAGAAAAATGAATTTACCAAAGTGAAAGATATAGAGAATGAAAGTTTTACTGGCTTAAAATATGATAAACAACAACAGCGCTTGTATATTAGTAGTGAAAAAGGTGTAGAAGATCATTTATACATGTATGATTTGCAAACAAATGATTGGAAAGAACTGCAAACACCATGCAGTGTTATCGAAAAACTTGTCGTTACGAAATCCGGTAGTTTGTATTTATTAGGAAGAGGAGCTACAAATCCACATAATATTTATCAACTGATGGAAAATGTTTGGATCTCTCTAACGCAATACTCAGTTCCAGGCGTCGATCAAAGCGAGTTAGTCGAGCCAGATGTAATCACGTATACTTCCTATGACGGGCTTGAAATTGAATCCTTATTCTTCAAGGCAAAAAAGGAAAATGATAATTGTGAAATCATCTTTTGGCCACATGGTGGTCCGCAAGCTGCCGAGCGTAAATTTTTCAGAGCTTCGTTCCAATTCTTTTTAAATAATGGCTATAGCATCTTTGCTCCTAATTTCCGTGGTTCAACAGGCTATGGCTTAGCTTTCACGAAAATGGTAGATGGGGATTGGGGACACGGCCCACGCCTCGACAATGTCGCTGGTCTCGATTGGCTTATTGATAATGGCTACGCGGAAAAAGGCAATATTTTATTGATGGGCGGAAGCTATGGAGGATACATGGCGTTATTGCTTCACGGCCGACATGCTGATTATTTCAAAGCCGTAGTGGATATTTTTGGCCCATCTGATTTGTTCTCATTTATCAATTCAGTTCCTGAAGATTGGAAACCGATGATGGATAAATGGGTAGGAAATCCAGAAAAGGACAAAGAAAAACTGACTGAATACTCTCCAATTACGTATTTAGATACGATGACGAAGCCAATGCTCGTTATCCAAGGAGCAAATGACCCACGTGTTGTGAAAGCAGAATCCGACCAAATTGTGCAAGCTTTAAAAGATAAAGGTCGTGATGTCGAATACATGCTTCTTGAAGACGAAGGCCATGGATTCTCTAAAAAGGAAAATGAAATTGCTGTTTACAAAAAAATCCTCACATTTTTTAATCAATTCGTTGAAGCGAAAGTGAAAGCATAAAAGGACTTCCTTCAAGCATGGAATAAAATAAAATGTACCCTATAAAATAGTCACTTTGCAAAAAGTCTATCTTATAGGGTGTTTTTTTATAAAATCAATGGGCGAAAAAGCGAATACACATCATGAACGATGAAATCTGTAACAATAATAATGTATGATACATAGTATAAGTTAAATACTGTACGACATACAATAAAGAACAAGAGGTGAGTCCATGAGTAATTTATTGAATTCATTAACAACAGAGCTTAGGAGAGGAACGCTGACATTAGCGGTTTTAAGTCAGTTAAGAACTCCTCAGTACGGATATTCACTAGTTCAGTTATTGGAGGGGTCTGGAATTTCCATTGATCAAAGTACCCTATATCCATTACTTCGCCGATTAGAAAAACAAGAGTTGGTTTCAAGTAGTTGGGACACATCAGAAAGCAGACCTCGTAAGTACTACGTATTGAGTGAATATGGTTTGGAAATTTTTTTGCAATTAAAAAAAGAATGGATTAACAATTCGAAGGAACTTTATGCTCTATTAAGAGAGGATGAGGAAGATGAAGATGAGGTTAATTGAGGTTTATATTCAAGAGGTTACTCGTAGGCTGCCTGAAAGAATGCGTACAGATATTGCACTCGAGTTACGTTCAACCATTGAGGATATGCTTCCAGATAATTATCGAGAGGAACATGTTAAAAGGGTACTAAATCAATTAGGGAACCCAGCAGTATTGGCGAATGGTTACAAAGACCAGCCAATGCATCTCATAGGTCCACGATATTTTGATCTATATGTCTCGTTATTAAAAATGATTGTACCAATTGCAATTGTCATTTCCTTAATCTCAATAATTGCTCAAAATTTTATTGGATACAGTGGAGAAGAGTCAATTTTAAATGTTGTTATAACCATTATTGTTAAAGGGATTGGGTCTATCATCGAGGTGGGAATCCAAGTCTTTTTCTGGTTAACACTTACCTTTGCGATTATCGAAAGGGTGGATAAGGATAAAGATCCACAACCAGTAACTTCAAGTATGGAAAAATGGACTGCAGACGATTTAAAAAATATTACTTATATTCCTAAGAGAAAAGCCATTTCGAAGTTTGAAGTTTTTGGAAGTTTGATGTGGACGGCCATTTGGGCAACTCTATATTTTTATGCCAGCCAGCTTGTAGGTGTATATGAAGGGGATGGTGATCGATTTGAATTTGTGATCCCTGCTCTGAATCAGGAAGTTTTACTAAGCTATAGGCCAATTATCGTGATGATAATCGTTTTTGAAATAGCACTTTCTCTTTATAAGTTACTCAAGGAACAATGGACAAAAAGAATGGCCATATTTAATACTATCCTCCAAATAATTATAACCATTGTCTTCACTATTATTATAACGAATCCGAATATAATGAACCAAGCATTCATCACGTATATGACCGATTGGAAAGATCAACAGATAGTTGGTATTTTAATTTTCATCTTTATAATTGGCGCCGCAGTTAATGTATATGATGGGTTCAAGAGGGTTAGAGCGCGTTAGAAAATGCGTATACCCCAAAAGTTAGAGGTAAAGAATCTAACTCTTGGGGTATTTTTAATTTATTTATGAATATATACAGTAGTTCCAGTTTGGACTCTAGATGATAGATCTAAAACATCATGATTAAACATCCTAATGCACCCATGGGAAACATTATGGCCAATTGACGACGGTTGATTGGTTCCGTGTATCCCATAATGAGGTTTTGATAGACCCAACCAAAAGGCTCCAAATGGTCCACCAGGATTTTTCTGTTTATTAATAATTGTGTACGATCCAGTAGGCGTTGGTGATAATATCTTCCCAACAGCTATCGGATAGGTTTTTATAAGCTCATTACCATCAAAAAGTTTTAACTGATGTTGTGATGTAGATACGTCAATCCATTTTACCAATAAGACCAACTCCAGTTTTAAGTTTATATTATGTAGGAGATAAGGCTTTTGATTTTCTTATTTTTCATTTAAGACCTCCATAAAAGGTTTTCAGGTAAGTTTTTTGCAAATTGATTATTTTTACATTTATGTATATATGTAATAAAATATTATATATGAAGTATCTTATTTTCGAAGTCTTACCAAACCCTCGCAGAATAAGAATCATTAGTATTTTATCTACTGGGAGGCGGAAATTGTTACAAGTGATATGGATGAGCAGCTAATATCTTAGATCTTCGCTATTTAGAAAGGTGACATAAATGATCAATTATTTAGGAACACCCAAAATTGAAACCGATAGATTAATTCTTAGAAGGATGGAACTGTCTGATGCTCCAAAGGCTTTTGACAACTGGCTTTCGGATGAAAGGGTATCTGACAATCGAGTCAGCGCGGCACATAAGACTGTTTCGGAAACTATCGAAAGGATAGAAAAAATAGTAAAGGATTATGATAATAAAGATTTTTGCTGGTGGACTATTGAGCGAAAAGTTACCGGAGAATTAATTGGAGAAATTGATTTGTATGATTTCGACAATACCACTGGAAACTGTGAGGTAAGTTATTCGATTGGATACGAATGGTGGAACCAGGGGTATGGGACCGAAGTATTAAGGGCGATTATGGAGTTTGGTTTTCGAAATATGAATATACATAAAATCGCAGCAGCACATAATACTGACAACATAGCTTCCGGAAAGGTAATGCGTAAGGCAGGGATGGTCCAAGAAGGAATCATCAGACATATGGTTCGCAATGCCAAGAATCAATACAAAGACTGTGCTATTTATGGAATACTTCAAGAAGATTATCTTAAATCCATGATGGTGCCAAAAGTTATATCCTTAGGTTAGAAGATTAAAACGGGAAAAGATAAGCTATGAAGATGTTCTTTCAAATAGGGAAGAGGCATTAATGGATACGAACATTGAACAATACAATTATTTAAAAATAAGCGTATTAAAAGAATTACGTAATAATAAATAGTAAAGGTTCTAATGACTTAATCGTTGTTGGACTAACGGGGGCGTTGATCTAAAAAGGATTAATGCCTTTTTTGTTGAAGTAATAGACTATAGCAGCAGTTTAGTTTCAAGTAATCATAAAAGCAAAGTAGTATAAGGTAATCGATTGAAGAGCAGAACACTGCCAATTTTTAGAGGGAGGTACATGAAAATAAAGAAATATTTTATATTTACCTTAGTCTTATTTTTATTTGGATGTGAGGAGAAATCAATACCGGTATTAGAAAGTAGTGAAGTAAATAATAATGCCCAAATTGAGCAACTCGAAATGGTAAATGAGCAATTGAAAAATCAAATATCTGAAATGGAAAAGAAGAATGACGAAGAAAAGGAAGCGTTACGGACAACAATGAATTTAGCATTTCATCTTTTCACGGCAATAAATAATAAAGATTTTGATTATATTACATCCATTTCTTCTTCGAATGTTCAAGTTGACGTGGAAGAAAGTATGATCAATTCTACTAACTATAGTTATAAAATTAATGATATGGAGTATCTTTTAGAAAACCTAGAGTACCGTTTTTATGAATTAAAAAATGATACGTTGATAATTGGCTTTGCAAACTATTTTTTTGAGGGACATAGTACCATTTATTTTGGATTTATTAAACAGAATGGACAATGGCTATTTGATTATATAGTGACTGATGCTTAAGAAGCTGAATATAAGGGGGCTTTCCTTTAATGATAGGAGGCCTTTTTCTTATGTCACAAAAGACAGTTTACTTCAATAAGAAATAATTATGGATTTACATAAATAACCCATATTTTTCTTTATATACCTTATCGAGTATGATAAAGAAAAGAAATACTTTTCATACTTAGGAGGGAAATGCATGATTCTTGGATTACATCACGCACAGATAACGATTCCAAGCGGTGCTGAAGAGGAAGGTAAGAATTTTTATTGTAATGTATTGGGATTAGAAGAAATTGAGAAGCCAGTTT includes these proteins:
- a CDS encoding GNAT family N-acetyltransferase, encoding MINYLGTPKIETDRLILRRMELSDAPKAFDNWLSDERVSDNRVSAAHKTVSETIERIEKIVKDYDNKDFCWWTIERKVTGELIGEIDLYDFDNTTGNCEVSYSIGYEWWNQGYGTEVLRAIMEFGFRNMNIHKIAAAHNTDNIASGKVMRKAGMVQEGIIRHMVRNAKNQYKDCAIYGILQEDYLKSMMVPKVISLG